In one Lolium rigidum isolate FL_2022 chromosome 3, APGP_CSIRO_Lrig_0.1, whole genome shotgun sequence genomic region, the following are encoded:
- the LOC124700265 gene encoding homeobox-leucine zipper protein HOX12-like: MNLVDDDMLLFPSFSFPDQSSPADAATPCSGGEQKKAGRQRRRRKARQSASAGDGDDAAAKKRKLSDEQAQFLEMSFRKERKLETPRKLKLAADLGLDTKQVAVWFQNRRARYKSKLIEEEFSKLRAAHDSVVVHNCHLEAELLRLQARLAEAEEEKSKFMAAAATSGCGGGVSSPSSSSFSTVTHTPAAMVVGQFGMEEVEADLTYMSEYDYNNYMMDLAAGGYFGGVYDQFCS, encoded by the exons ATGAACCTCGTGGACGATGACATGCTGCTGTTCCCTTCCTTCTCCTTCCCAGATCAGAGTTCCCCGGCCGACGCCGCCACACCATGCTCCG GTGGTGAGCAGAAGAAGGCCGgccggcagcggcggaggcggaAGGCGAGGCAGTCGGCGTCGGCAGGCGATGGCGACGACGCGGCGGCGAAGAAGCGGAAGCTGAGCGACGAGCAGGCGCAGTTCCTGGAGATGAGCTTCAGGAAGGAACGGAAGCTGGAGACGCCGCGCAAGCTGAAGCTCGCCGCCGACCTTGGCCTCGACACCAAGCAGGTGGCCGTGTGGTTCCAGAACCGCCGCGCGCGCTACAAGAGCAAGCTCATCGAGGAGGAGTTCTCCAAGCTGCGTGCAGCCCACGACTCCGTCGTCGTCCACAACTGCCACCTCGAGGCCGAG CTGTTGAGGCTCCAGGCGAGactggcggaggcggaggaggagaagagcaAGTTCATGGCTGCGGCGGCGACAAGTGGGTGCGGCGGCGGTGTGAGCAGCCCGAGCTCGTCGTCGTTCTCGACGGTGACGCACACCCCGGCGGCGATGGTGGTGGGGCAGTTCGGGATGGAGGAGGTAGAAGCCGACCTGACATACATGAGCGAGTACGACTACAACAACTACATGATGGACTTGGCGGCCGGCGGCTACTTCGGAGGAGTCTACGACCAATTCTGCAGCTGA
- the LOC124700266 gene encoding deSI-like protein At4g17486: MKLRTKRPGWKSLVPLQLSRKSAMRFFLFPKVQASGQSPNDTPVYLNVYDLTPMNGYIYWAGLGIFHSGIEVHGVEYAFGAHDYPTSGVFEVEPRQCPGFRFRRSIFLGTTCLDPIQVRQFMELQSVNYNGDTYHLIMKNCNHFCKDMCYKLTGSKIPKWVNRLARIGAICNCLLPESLKISPVGHDPNSQPEDSEKRRLRNPLSCFSSISSQKQLPSSSPFPPSPVKEPLPSCSSKKSSTASLRNR, translated from the exons ATGAAACTAAGGACAAAGCGGCCTGGATGGAAGTCCCTTGTGCCTCTGCAGTTGAGCAGGAAATCCGCCATGCGGTTCTTTTTGTTTCCCAAGGTTCAGGCATCCGGTCAATCACCAAATGATACTCCAGTTTATCTTAATGTGTATGATTTGACACCCATGAACGGCTATATATATTGGGCAGGCCTTGGTATATTTCACTCCGGCATTGAAG TTCATGGCGTCGAATATGCATTTGGAGCACATGATTATCCCACGAGTGGTGTATTTGAGGTAGAACCCCGTCAATGTCCTGGTTTCAGATTCAGGAGATCGATATTTCTTGGTACGACGTGCTTAGATCCTATCCAAGTTAGGCAGTTCATGGAGCTGCAGTCAGTAAACTACAATGGAGATACTTACCATCTTATAATGAAGAACTGCAACCACTTCTGCAAAGATATGTGCTACAAGTTGACCGGCAGCAAAATTCCCAAGTGGGTGAATCGGCTTGCCAGAATAG GTGCCATTTGCAACTGCCTCCTCCCGGAGTCACTCAAGATCTCCCCCGTCGGCCACGATCCAAATAGCCAACCTGAAGATTCGGAGAAACGGCGGCTGCGGAATCCGTTGAGCTGCTTCTCCTCCATCTCCAGCCAAAAACAGCTCCCATCGTCCTCCCCGTTCCCTCCCTCGCCCGTGAAAGAGCCCCTTCCGAGCTGTTCATCGAAGAAGTCCAGCACCGCGTCGCTGAGGAATAGGTAG